TTCTACGGAAGTATGCTCCTGATTCACAGCTCTATCCAAACTGCATTAAGACACGCCTCGCATCGACCAGGTGCTTGCTGCAGCCAATGGCAACATTAGTCCTATCCTAGGGACTTATCTCGTGAGTACAAGTTTTCCACTGCTTAAACTTTGTTAAAGTGATATGTTAATCTGTTCTTACCTGTTAATATATTTGTGGGTATTTCACTTCCCGAAACCAAGATACAATTCTGAGAGCCACTGTGGAGAAGGGCTCCGGCCGTTCTGATCACCTGAGGATTTATTTTACGTTCATTAAATTTATTTACACGTTCATGAAGTATTTCCGACTCTATCAAAAACGGAAACCGCAACTTCCAAGTCACTCTTCCATGTTCCACAAAACAGTGAACCGTAGTGTAAAACGCCTTTGTTTTGCCATCAAGTGAATTTAGAGCTTGAAATATGGAGCAGAATCTACGAAAATGTTGGTTTAGTCATGTCTACTTTTGGAGATTTAGTACAAAAAAGAACGGCAGCCTTTCTTTTGTTCTTATCTTTGCCTAACACACATGTTTGCACTTGAAATCGGCTTTGGTTTTGTTAATTCATGCGTACCAAGACGCTAGCCACCATCGATGAAAGGAGAACAAAACTTCTCACACATTGTGGCACGCACGCGGCATAACATTATTAGAGCACTAATAAAAATATGACTCCTTGTCTCGACCATTTAATCTAGAAACCATGCTTGTGGAAAAGTTGCCAATTTGTGTTGTCAGCAAAATTCATTGACCATTGCTACAGTATGTGGCTGTGCAATACATTGCCCCGGTGATacgtgaagtgaagtgaaatttATTGCGAAATAGATTAAAACATGTTTAAACAGCAAGGATGGTGGGATAAAATCTGCATGTAGGCAGCTTCACTAGTTCTACCTCCCGGAACTATAACAGTAGCAGCAAATATTAACAAGAATTCTTACTTTTTTCAGTCGTAAAATAGAAATACACAAAGCCAAGCGGTAGTATAAGAAGAATAAAGTATATATGTTGCACCTGCAACCGTATTTTCGAAGCCACAGACAAGGCTCGCTTTCCTAGAGATGGGTTATGTTGTGTGCTTAGCAGAAGCGTTTTTCTCGAGAGGCAGCGTGTTTGTGCGAATTGGCTAGTTCATAGACTCATGAAAACAGCATCAGCAGGTTGAAGGAGGCATGCATTGCAATGATATTTGAAAGCAGAAATTATTTTACTTGGATCTTACTAGCGTTAACCTGCCTGTAAACGGTGATGATATATCGTAAGCATGACACTAAGTCATATTTCAGCATTTGTTGAATGAATTTTCAGCGTCCACACTAACCGGTATGCTCTCATTGTAATGTGAGTAAAATGTAGATTACCTCGTTAGATTGCGCACTACCTGCAAGTACCACCTTCTAAGGGAACTAAACTaaggtaacaccaaccaggctGATGGAAAAGCCACTGTGAAGTTCAAATCTCTAAATGCTAAGAACTGCCTGAAATGAGCTccgatgcttttttttatttgtattcaTTGACATCTCTCTTAGCATAATGTTTCTTTGGCGTATATAAAGCAAGTACAATAGTCGTATATAGAAAGCTTCTTCGAATGATTGGTTATCGTGATTGAAAATTCGCAGTAGGGTATATACAATGCGTCACTTCTTTCTTTGTCTCTGCCTTACTCTCAGATTGCGGATCTGTGTTGGCATGCCTTTTAGCACGAACGTGTCAGCTAACTTAAGCCGAGCCTTACAGAACACCATTCACTCTACCATCCGTAGATAGACGaacgtaactttttttttaaatcacctGTCAAAAACATGTCGATAAATAAAATAATGCTTTGTGACGTGCTGGCAATTATGCAGTATTATTTAATGGCACTGCATTTATGCTTTTTACTAAGTATAGTGCAGGATAATACTAGATGTTTTTGTAATAGTCAGGGCAGtacttgaacttttttttatACCTTACAGTGCCTAGGCAGGCAATTTCTCACTAAAATATCAAGCTTATAAGAAGGACTGTTTAGCAGTGATACTTCTGTAGGCACAGCTAGCAGTGAGTTTTTTTTATATACTTCTGCATTTGTTTCGTTCATTCCAATAATGTGTCAGGTTCTTTACTCACTTATAATAAATATTTCACCTGTAAGAAGGTGCCACAGTaaagttttttttcatattctGCGCAGCGTGATCGATGCTTGAAAGGTACCAAGCCAAGCGCAGATGAGGTAAAGGAGTGCGAATAAAAAGTGCTCAAGTGTCTTGAGCGCCTACTTGGAGAAAGCAAGTTTGCCGCTGGTGACAAGATGACCCTTGCTGACCTCTGTCTGATTGGTTACGTCACCATCTGCCTAGAGGTAAGGCTAACCTAGTGACTTACGCCGCCCATAGTTTTACGATGACATCAGCTCATTGCCCTTTACAGTCTGCCGCTCAGAACGCAATACTCTACATTaatcacaaaagaaaaaaaatggaacttTGGTTTTGTGGATATTATGAAAGCCGGGATGACTGGAATCTAAACAAGGGGacataatccccccccccccaaaaaaaaactgcatctatTCTGCTCAAAGCTGCCTGCATCATCTGTCTCTTACTATGATAGAGAATTTCAGTGAGCTAGTCGTATCCATCTAGCTAGTTCGCATGGTCACGTAACAAGGATAGTGTTCATCGATCGTTTCCGCCTGCGGAAGTTCCATCGAAAACTCTGATGAAAACTACTAGTGCATATCCCCATCGTAGAGGCATCGTATTTAGTATGTATATCAACGTGCACAATAGCTTTTTAATGTCAGTCGTATTCTTTCGCCGTAGGTTTTTTTTATGGCACTATGAGGAACCGCCAAGTCTTGCGCTTGCAGCTGCAGGCACGTTCATGATGTAGGAACTGCGAAATAGAGACACTTTTTTTAATATTCCGCTAATATGAAGCTGTAGATACCCTGGAAATATTGTCATGCGCAACTATCTTCATGAGACCTGCAGGCAATTTCTGAGTTCTGCATAGACCCTGAAGGACGCATTTTCTCTGAGTCAGAAAAGCTACGCCGCTAACTGCTACATTTACCTGAAATGACGTCACGGGCTGTCATGCAAAATGAAATTCATGTCCAGAAAAAATAGAAGTTTTTCACCGTCTTCAGTAATCTTGTGGGATAATTGAGTTGAAAATACAACGAACAAGGCTAAGCTCCATCAATTTGTTAGAATAAATGCAAACTTGTGGTTCACTATCTGCTGGTCACGAAATAATTTGTGGCTATGTAGAAATCAGCTGCATTCAGATACATGCCTTTTAGGTAATATTTAAATGAGTCTAAAGGAGCTTCAGATAAATAGAGGTCTTCAGAGGAATTCTCAATCACCCTGCGGTTGCCGTTCTATTTTTTCTCCTTCTTGCAGGTGCCAAGCGTCCACAGAGCAAAATACCCAAAACTTGCAGTGTACTACGACCGCGTGAAGAGTGCATTGCCCTACTTTGACGAAATCTTTGCGCCAGTTCACCTGAAGATCAAGAAGCTGTGGGACAGGCACCATTAGACAAGTCTCAATGCTGCCTTTGAAACAAGCCCGCATGTTTTTTGTTTCATAGCTTCAATAAAGATATGAAGCGGCACTTGCGCTCTATTTCGTATTTCCTTAAGGAGGTGCTTCGAAATGTTAATACGTTCAGACGTACGAAGAAGACCAGTATATTCTCCGTCCATAATAATATATATCATATTCACATTCTTGCCACCCTAAAATAGCCGACAGTGTGCTGCAgtaccaccgcggtggtgtagtgactaacgtactcggctgccgacccgctgGTCACGGAACCGAATTCCGGCTGCACTGGTTGCATTTTccatgaaggtgaaaatgccgtgGGGCACTTTGCTCTTATtcaggtgcactttaaagaactccagatgaTAGAAATTTTCGatgctctccactacggcatctctcatattcatatggtgatatTGGGACGTCAAACACCACATATTCGTCCATCTACAGTCTGCTACAGCTGACCTACCTTAAAGTGAGTACCTCGGACATTAGGAGGAAGAAAAGCACAAATCTTACTACCTTTCCACGCCCAGTTGAAAAGAGCGCAAGTCATTGTATTTCTAGCATAATGACACCAGCAAAGGTAAAAGGCGTATAATCTATCTAGCGCTTTCATATTCAACTCTAAACTCCAGCTTACATAAAAGAAGTTATGAAACATTAAGAGTTTGAGGCACACGAAGCACTTTCTAGAAACAGTCCTTGTAATCTTCTGAAGGGCACTCTGAATATGTGGTTTTACtaccgaaaccacgatatgttcATTTAAAACGCCGTAAAAGAGGGACCCGAAAAATCCGcacattttgtgttttttttacccTGCACAGACATCCGGCTAAATTCGAAAGGTATAACAGTGCTcgcaaacaaagaaaacaaagatagGAGAAACACGGACGAACGCTCGTTCGTGTGGAGTTGGAGGTCTTGCTGTCAAGTACTCTCTTTCAATTAGAGATCTAGCTATAATTAGGCGACTATAAATGTACGATTAAAAACGTTTTATTTTGTAGACGGTGATTGCAACCTCGAACGTGGTTAGTAGGCGGACGTTTTGACAGGACACTGAGAAGCACATGTACACCTTCTgtaaaaattgaagcgttgtgaTTAACACTAACCCTTGCTGCCTTATGCAAAAAACATGTTATGCAGTAATCAGAATCGAAAACAAACATACTGCAAGCATTCAcgaagagtactgaacgctgggcgagttggtaaatcatcactacaaaactgcgcgaaaaatcgacaagaaacagagaagttgctagtctgcgcttgtgtgtgtgccttctctgtttcttgtcgatttttcgcgcagttttgtagtgaagTCATTCACGAAGAGTGGTGAGAGCCAGAAACCTTGGTAACAATTGATATAGTCCTACGCGTGCTTTTTTCATGTTTGGATACCCGGCAAGTTACACGAGTTCCAACTACCTTGCGCAAACCACGGCCCAGTGTGTTAGAACTTTCATAATGTATTAGGTATGCTAAAAAGGTATCGCTACAAACGAGCGCAATTGTTTATGTTGGCACCAATGCAGACAAGACCGATAATGCTTGAGCCTTCAATTCTGCATGTCCGAATGCTAACGCGCTTTACTGCTGATCAGATTACTGACAAACGACGTTCGTACTGACCCCATTTTCTAAACccagaatgtttcttttttttactgggCGCATGTTTCGTCACTGAAGCGCTCAATTTTTATCCGCTGCGTTTTCATTTTACAAGGACACGCCCAATAAGCCGTTAGCTTAGTCCAAGTGGTGAAGGGAACACCAACCCCATTAAAAATTTTCAGCTATATATTTCAGCTATATATAGCTATATATTTCAAACAGTCTTGATGGGAATGAGC
The sequence above is drawn from the Rhipicephalus microplus isolate Deutch F79 chromosome 3, USDA_Rmic, whole genome shotgun sequence genome and encodes:
- the LOC119159928 gene encoding LOW QUALITY PROTEIN: glutathione S-transferase 4 (The sequence of the model RefSeq protein was modified relative to this genomic sequence to represent the inferred CDS: inserted 1 base in 1 codon; substituted 1 base at 1 genomic stop codon), which produces MPVLLYNLVGSPHCGFIRCLAKEIGVQLNLKDIDFGKGEHHSGDFLKKNPFHKVPVIEDGGLIVYESTAIAYYLLRKYAPDSQLYPNCIKTRXRIDQVLAAANGNISPILGTYLRDRCLKGTKPSADEVKECEXKVLKCLERLLGESKFAAGDKMTLADLCLIGYVTICLEVPSVHRAKYPKLAVYYDRVKSALPYFDEIFAPVHLKIKKLWDRHH